One window of the Coriobacteriia bacterium genome contains the following:
- a CDS encoding type II toxin-antitoxin system HipA family toxin — translation MVTDVAMVRFGSRDVGAVSFDTERGVGAFEFEPAFTQSGIELAPLKMPLSRRIYAFPELDRAAFHGLPGMIADSLPDDFGNAVLDAWIAGQGRSKADVTPLERLKYTGQRGMGALTYHPALRTKGLNASQHVEIETLVSIAQEVLDSRAEFGVDLGSRGQTDPDAMLELMSVGVSAGGARPKAVLAFNDDFTEVRSGQVDAPSGFTHYIMKFDGVSERSANLEAFGDPMGFGAMEFVYHLMATACGIDMMPCRLLDEGERRHFITQRFDRDGNSRRHVQTLSALAHVSYKQAGSYSYEEVFAAARELGLGAEDAMQLFRRMVFNVVARNHDDHSKNVSFMLDDTNTWRLAPAYDLAYSYKPDSDWVSSHWMRLNGKRDHFAREDFYGFERLSPRFTKRVIDETIDETIESVSRWRDLAEEHGVPAALAETVDKNLRLSI, via the coding sequence ATGGTGACCGATGTCGCCATGGTCAGGTTCGGGTCGCGCGACGTCGGTGCGGTCAGCTTCGATACCGAGCGAGGTGTCGGTGCGTTTGAGTTCGAACCAGCCTTCACCCAGTCCGGTATCGAGCTCGCTCCTCTGAAGATGCCGCTCTCGAGGCGCATCTACGCCTTCCCCGAGCTGGACCGGGCAGCGTTCCACGGACTGCCGGGAATGATCGCCGATTCGTTGCCGGACGACTTCGGCAACGCTGTACTCGATGCGTGGATCGCAGGCCAAGGTAGATCGAAGGCTGACGTCACCCCGCTCGAGCGCCTCAAGTACACGGGCCAGCGAGGCATGGGAGCTCTCACGTATCACCCGGCACTTCGCACGAAGGGCCTCAATGCTTCGCAGCACGTCGAGATCGAGACTCTCGTCTCCATCGCCCAAGAGGTGCTGGATAGCCGAGCGGAGTTCGGCGTTGACCTCGGCAGTCGTGGGCAGACGGACCCGGACGCAATGCTCGAGTTGATGTCGGTGGGTGTAAGCGCAGGGGGCGCCAGGCCAAAGGCCGTACTCGCCTTCAACGATGACTTCACTGAGGTGCGGTCAGGTCAGGTCGATGCGCCGAGCGGATTCACGCACTACATCATGAAGTTCGACGGCGTCAGCGAGCGCAGCGCGAATCTGGAGGCGTTCGGAGACCCCATGGGCTTCGGCGCGATGGAGTTCGTCTACCACCTCATGGCGACTGCCTGCGGGATCGACATGATGCCCTGCCGCCTGCTCGATGAGGGCGAAAGGCGCCACTTCATCACCCAGCGCTTCGACCGGGACGGCAACTCACGGCGCCATGTGCAGACGCTCAGTGCGCTCGCCCACGTGAGCTACAAACAGGCCGGCTCGTACTCCTACGAGGAGGTGTTCGCGGCCGCCAGGGAGTTGGGGCTCGGCGCCGAAGACGCGATGCAGCTCTTCAGGCGCATGGTCTTTAACGTGGTCGCCCGCAACCACGACGACCACTCCAAGAACGTCTCGTTCATGCTTGATGACACGAACACATGGCGTCTGGCTCCCGCCTACGATCTGGCGTACAGCTACAAGCCTGACAGCGACTGGGTGAGCAGCCACTGGATGAGGCTCAACGGCAAGCGCGACCACTTCGCTCGTGAGGACTTCTACGGCTTCGAGCGACTGAGCCCCCGCTTCACGAAGCGCGTGATCGACGAGACCATCGACGAGACGATCGAGAGCGTCTCACGATGGCGCGACTTGGCCGAGGAGCACGGCGTGCCGGCCGCGTTGGCCGAGACGGTCGACAAGAATCTGCGGCTGTCGATCTAG
- a CDS encoding mobile mystery protein B gives MSVSSLFDEPTGATPIDPDDAKGLIPTWVATRGDLNNAEQENIARAIAWTSSRGGPQSVEALLSDEMLRALHKRMFGDVWRWAGTYRQHETNLGAPWLYVPTQVRELLADVRVQTSNARQLPWPADELAVRFHHRLVAIHPFPNGNGRHARLAADLLVELLGEQFFSWGARDLNREGAAREAYLDALRRADRELDYGPLLLFARS, from the coding sequence GTGAGCGTTTCAAGCCTGTTCGACGAGCCCACAGGAGCAACGCCGATCGATCCGGATGACGCCAAGGGACTGATTCCGACATGGGTGGCGACTCGGGGCGACCTGAACAACGCGGAACAGGAGAACATCGCCCGGGCCATCGCCTGGACCTCGTCGCGAGGTGGCCCGCAATCCGTGGAGGCACTGCTGTCAGACGAGATGCTTCGAGCTTTGCACAAGCGGATGTTCGGCGACGTCTGGAGATGGGCCGGCACGTATCGGCAGCATGAGACCAACTTGGGCGCGCCCTGGCTCTACGTGCCCACTCAGGTCCGAGAACTGCTCGCCGACGTGCGCGTCCAGACGTCGAACGCGAGACAGCTACCATGGCCAGCCGATGAGCTCGCGGTGCGGTTCCACCATCGCCTCGTTGCGATTCATCCATTCCCCAACGGCAACGGGCGCCACGCGCGCCTAGCCGCCGACCTGCTCGTTGAACTCCTGGGCGAGCAGTTCTTCTCGTGGGGCGCACGAGACCTCAACCGAGAGGGTGCGGCTCGGGAGGCGTATCTGGACGCACTGCGACGGGCGGATCGAGAGCTCGACTACGGGCCGCTGCTGCTGTTCGCCCGGTCGTAG
- a CDS encoding mobile mystery protein A gives MATRNSIGQAREVLDRRLTPLQPATQFAPPRLGWIRAIRDALGMSAAELATRMGISGASVRSLEQKELTGGIRVSSLRRAAEAMDCTLVYAFVPNTSLDATVRRQAQRVLDEQIGRTRQTMALEAQEGEVRASAVDAQLDSIIGSARLWSGRGTKR, from the coding sequence ATGGCTACTCGGAACAGCATCGGACAGGCTCGTGAGGTACTCGACCGACGGCTTACGCCGCTGCAGCCGGCGACGCAGTTCGCCCCACCGCGGCTCGGATGGATCCGCGCAATCCGCGATGCCTTGGGAATGTCGGCTGCGGAACTCGCGACTCGAATGGGGATCAGTGGTGCCTCTGTGCGCTCGCTTGAACAGAAGGAGCTGACGGGTGGCATCCGCGTGTCGTCGCTTCGGCGCGCGGCCGAAGCCATGGACTGCACACTCGTCTACGCCTTCGTCCCGAACACGAGCCTGGACGCCACGGTGCGCCGACAGGCGCAGCGAGTCTTGGATGAACAGATCGGCCGCACGCGTCAGACGATGGCGCTTGAGGCCCAGGAGGGCGAAGTGCGTGCCTCGGCAGTGGACGCCCAGCTGGACTCGATCATCGGTTCGGCCCGTCTGTGGTCAGGGCGCGGGACCAAGCGGTGA
- a CDS encoding DUF86 domain-containing protein has product MRSRDVRVCLADVLAAADAIDQFVEGETLESYRADLKLRSAVERQFEIIGEALNEGRTADPALIETIPRAGAIIGFRNQLIHGYSLVDDEIVWGNVELLPELRQAVQGMLLT; this is encoded by the coding sequence ATGAGGTCGCGTGACGTTCGCGTTTGCCTGGCCGACGTCCTCGCTGCGGCCGATGCGATTGACCAGTTCGTTGAAGGCGAGACACTCGAGAGCTATCGCGCGGACCTCAAACTCCGCTCTGCCGTCGAGCGCCAGTTCGAAATCATCGGGGAGGCGTTGAATGAAGGGCGTACGGCAGACCCCGCGCTCATCGAGACGATCCCGCGAGCGGGAGCCATCATCGGCTTCCGCAACCAGTTGATTCATGGCTACTCGTTGGTCGATGACGAGATCGTGTGGGGCAACGTCGAGCTGTTACCCGAGTTGCGACAAGCCGTCCAAGGCATGCTACTGACGTAG
- a CDS encoding HD domain-containing protein produces MRHASEVFEGAGPDVALALALASAVHAEQRDKADAPYIDHPLRVAHKFEDDPARIVALLHDVLEDSDTPQADLRDRFSSEVVDAVVALTRVAGEPSDIYYRRVRSNALALRVKLGDIHDNLEPWRFAKLSVERRQHFMRKYGAALIALAE; encoded by the coding sequence GTGAGACACGCTTCCGAGGTGTTCGAGGGTGCGGGGCCGGATGTGGCGCTCGCACTTGCGCTGGCCAGCGCCGTTCACGCCGAGCAACGCGACAAGGCCGATGCGCCGTACATCGACCACCCGCTGCGAGTGGCGCACAAGTTCGAGGACGATCCTGCACGGATCGTTGCGCTGCTGCACGATGTGCTTGAAGACAGCGATACGCCGCAGGCGGATCTACGCGATCGGTTCTCCAGCGAGGTCGTGGATGCGGTCGTCGCGCTCACGCGAGTTGCGGGCGAGCCGTCGGACATCTACTACCGGCGCGTTCGCTCGAATGCGCTGGCGCTGCGCGTGAAACTCGGTGACATCCACGACAACCTCGAGCCATGGCGCTTCGCCAAGCTGAGTGTCGAACGACGGCAGCACTTCATGCGCAAGTACGGCGCAGCGCTGATCGCGCTCGCGGAGTAG
- a CDS encoding helix-turn-helix transcriptional regulator, which produces MELQRMPPLAIAEELGNRLRNARLNADLTQAEVASRAGLSRSTVLNAEQGKVQLENLAAILLALDLANRLDAFLPVQEVSPLQLAKLRGRERQRASGARKRRSISTDESAW; this is translated from the coding sequence ATGGAACTACAGAGGATGCCCCCACTCGCCATCGCGGAGGAGCTGGGCAACCGGCTGCGGAATGCGAGGCTCAACGCCGACCTCACGCAGGCGGAAGTGGCGTCGCGTGCGGGCTTGAGCAGAAGCACCGTCCTCAACGCCGAGCAGGGAAAGGTCCAGCTCGAGAACCTGGCGGCGATACTTCTGGCGCTCGACCTGGCGAACCGACTCGATGCGTTCCTGCCGGTGCAAGAGGTCTCGCCTCTCCAGCTGGCGAAACTGAGAGGCCGGGAGCGGCAGCGGGCATCCGGCGCACGCAAGCGGCGTTCGATATCGACGGATGAGTCCGCATGGTGA
- a CDS encoding sigma-70 family RNA polymerase sigma factor, translating into MDFAEEEELRLESLLEQLEDDSPDVRWLAAIGLRELGDPAAAPAIIERVRAESDEQALRAMQAALRALGKTISAEQAKTRSVRAIEHAQKQSESNTPVDDSVDAYLDSIGRMPLLTAAQEIDLAMKIEAGREASSPTSSAFGDRDSIDRSEVRRLARIRRIGLDAEKQLVEANLRLVISIAKRYVGRGMPLLDLIQEGNLGLMRAVEKFDYTKGFKFSTYATWWIRQAITRAIDNQARIIRIPVHLLSDVNEVILWREWLAILYGREPTPEIVGEWLDMPVERARFLLDISREPDSLDIPVCQEARGPGTQDDYDPLTDYGEERAEGMELGDSIVGIDADTTVETVNSHWLREDVVAALEGLEERERRVLELRFGLLDAAPKTLEQVGREFGITRERVRQVESSALDKLRHLGKGIRLRDYLR; encoded by the coding sequence ATGGACTTCGCGGAGGAAGAGGAGCTGCGGCTTGAGTCCTTGCTGGAGCAGCTTGAGGACGACAGCCCTGACGTGAGATGGCTCGCGGCGATCGGGCTGAGGGAGCTGGGCGACCCCGCAGCCGCACCAGCGATAATCGAACGGGTTCGGGCCGAGAGCGACGAACAGGCCCTGAGGGCCATGCAGGCTGCGCTTAGGGCGTTGGGCAAGACGATTTCCGCCGAGCAGGCGAAGACGCGCTCTGTCCGGGCTATTGAACACGCGCAGAAGCAGTCGGAGTCCAACACGCCGGTTGACGATTCGGTAGATGCCTACCTCGACTCAATTGGGAGGATGCCCCTGCTCACGGCAGCGCAGGAGATAGATCTGGCCATGAAGATCGAAGCCGGGCGCGAAGCCTCCAGCCCAACCAGTTCAGCGTTCGGTGATAGGGATAGCATTGATCGCTCTGAGGTGCGTCGCCTAGCGCGGATCCGACGAATCGGACTCGATGCCGAGAAGCAGCTGGTCGAGGCCAACCTGCGCCTCGTCATCTCGATCGCCAAGCGCTACGTAGGACGCGGCATGCCGCTCCTCGACCTCATCCAGGAAGGCAACCTCGGTCTCATGCGGGCCGTCGAGAAGTTCGACTACACGAAGGGCTTCAAGTTTTCCACGTACGCGACCTGGTGGATACGCCAGGCGATTACCCGCGCAATAGACAACCAGGCACGGATCATTCGCATTCCGGTGCACCTCTTGAGCGATGTCAACGAAGTGATTCTGTGGCGAGAGTGGCTCGCGATACTCTACGGGCGAGAGCCGACGCCCGAAATAGTGGGCGAGTGGCTTGATATGCCCGTTGAGCGAGCGAGGTTCTTGCTGGACATCAGTCGGGAGCCTGACAGTCTCGACATTCCCGTGTGCCAGGAAGCGCGGGGTCCAGGGACGCAGGACGACTACGATCCGCTCACCGATTACGGGGAAGAACGTGCCGAGGGTATGGAGCTCGGGGACTCGATCGTGGGAATTGATGCGGATACGACAGTTGAGACCGTGAACTCCCACTGGCTGCGAGAAGATGTGGTCGCCGCTTTGGAAGGACTCGAGGAGCGCGAGCGGCGGGTACTTGAGCTTCGTTTTGGTCTGTTGGATGCAGCCCCGAAGACACTCGAGCAAGTGGGGCGCGAATTCGGCATCACTCGCGAGCGAGTTCGGCAAGTAGAGTCCAGTGCGCTAGACAAGCTAAGGCATCTGGGTAAGGGCATCAGACTCAGAGACTACCTACGCTGA
- a CDS encoding HEAT repeat domain-containing protein yields MSPTNGQFEGKDFWESNPDFDALVERTRNPDSLERWAAIFELGERGDARAADRLRLLTSDSDEFVRDAARSALAKINVEVLRESGTLEADGSTCVTRARRMRTHLDAPVYTAWKTRPVPTPSRGGTWVIHTVVQEIVEVEGPVTGGRVLSLYCRAVSPNTMSQVPHAPIRSAIERLVKKGKLVRCDDFSSDKVEEWTLQRVGSPCACVRQRGLRELKEIPATEVREALLSMAGPAARRRGLDHERAFELIVSFYAAEKELEKIGLLLTNQWRGLLNA; encoded by the coding sequence GTGAGTCCCACCAACGGGCAGTTCGAGGGCAAGGACTTCTGGGAGAGCAACCCTGACTTCGACGCCCTAGTAGAGCGAACTCGAAACCCAGATTCGCTGGAACGCTGGGCCGCGATCTTCGAGCTTGGTGAGCGCGGGGATGCAAGGGCGGCGGATCGGCTCAGGTTGCTTACGAGCGACAGCGACGAATTCGTTAGGGATGCGGCCAGATCTGCTCTGGCGAAGATCAACGTCGAGGTCCTCAGAGAATCCGGCACGCTTGAGGCTGATGGCTCGACGTGTGTGACTAGAGCCAGGCGCATGCGGACCCATCTCGACGCGCCCGTCTACACCGCCTGGAAGACCCGGCCGGTGCCAACTCCCTCACGGGGTGGAACCTGGGTCATTCACACTGTCGTTCAAGAGATCGTCGAAGTTGAGGGGCCTGTGACGGGCGGGCGGGTGCTCAGCCTATACTGCCGGGCGGTGTCGCCAAACACTATGTCCCAAGTACCGCACGCGCCCATACGGTCCGCAATTGAGAGACTGGTCAAGAAGGGCAAACTGGTTCGCTGCGACGACTTCAGTTCGGACAAGGTTGAAGAGTGGACGTTGCAGCGAGTTGGCAGTCCTTGCGCCTGCGTCCGGCAGCGGGGGCTGCGCGAACTCAAGGAGATTCCCGCGACAGAAGTGCGCGAGGCGCTTCTTTCAATGGCGGGGCCGGCTGCTCGACGTAGGGGGCTCGATCACGAGCGCGCCTTCGAGTTGATCGTGTCGTTCTATGCGGCAGAGAAGGAGCTCGAGAAGATAGGGCTGCTGCTCACGAACCAATGGCGGGGACTGCTGAACGCCTGA
- a CDS encoding ATP-binding domain-containing protein, producing MARMIPLHIPASVDSEAERILFDELARACCADWIVLHSLDLAQRGTGPLGEADFVVIAPGYGVIVIEAKTYLARTPAGEWLTHPNGPPKQRSPFQQAGNAMHRIREWVRTHGLPDVLATCVVIVPDMDVSAGRDQIEWSARQLIDRARYRSKSLEQLLIDEFDAQRAELQHPPEPLTLEQAERIVRVLRGEVECYISPRARIESQLADVRRFTEEQFRVLDQWDGNSRVLVDGLAGTGKTLLAIEAARRGVESGRRVLFLCYNRLLSETLKAETAPLGELCTTVTIHELMQGAAGEKWKPGLTHEYWETELPEKAFDAFAERYASHDAAQYEELVVDEAQDILGNPNFLTVLDTVLLRSLAGGRWRVFGDFGHQDIFGRGWGDPREVFQRHLGYEPPVVMLRENCRNLPRVAHLAGALGEVAGGYHDCVRDDDGFNPRVLFYDGAKTAKKALVDALEGLSSEGFEPGQIVVLSRHSVRNCLAASVDVAPWRDRLRTLAEVGTGGYTGYDSILRFKGREAPAVVVTDVDPLGDSRPWEDLDDVRSLLYVGVTRALSRVVVIAHESWRDQLPWAPMDGMGLESGESVRAEWESQPRTES from the coding sequence ATGGCCCGCATGATCCCACTCCACATACCCGCCTCGGTCGACTCAGAGGCAGAGCGCATCCTCTTCGACGAGCTTGCACGTGCATGTTGCGCGGACTGGATCGTGCTGCACTCGCTTGACCTCGCACAGCGCGGCACAGGGCCTCTCGGCGAGGCGGACTTCGTGGTGATCGCGCCGGGGTACGGCGTGATCGTGATCGAGGCCAAGACGTACCTCGCGCGTACGCCGGCGGGCGAGTGGCTCACACATCCCAACGGTCCGCCCAAGCAGCGCAGCCCGTTTCAGCAGGCTGGCAACGCGATGCACCGCATCCGCGAGTGGGTGCGCACGCACGGGCTGCCCGACGTGCTCGCGACCTGTGTAGTCATCGTGCCGGACATGGACGTCTCGGCGGGGCGCGACCAGATCGAGTGGTCGGCTCGGCAGCTCATCGATCGGGCGCGGTATCGCTCCAAGAGCCTCGAGCAGCTGCTCATCGACGAGTTCGATGCGCAGCGCGCCGAGCTGCAGCATCCCCCCGAGCCGCTCACGCTCGAGCAGGCGGAGCGCATCGTGCGCGTGCTGCGCGGCGAGGTCGAGTGCTACATCAGCCCCAGGGCGCGCATCGAGAGCCAGCTTGCCGACGTGCGTCGATTCACCGAAGAGCAGTTCCGCGTGCTCGACCAATGGGATGGCAACTCGCGGGTGCTCGTTGACGGGCTCGCCGGCACCGGCAAGACGCTGCTTGCCATCGAGGCGGCTCGGCGAGGTGTCGAGAGCGGCCGGCGCGTGCTGTTCCTGTGCTACAACCGCCTGCTCAGCGAAACGCTGAAGGCGGAGACCGCTCCTCTCGGCGAGCTGTGCACGACCGTCACGATTCACGAGCTGATGCAGGGTGCCGCAGGCGAGAAGTGGAAGCCCGGACTCACGCATGAGTATTGGGAGACCGAGCTGCCGGAGAAGGCGTTCGATGCGTTCGCGGAGCGCTACGCTTCGCATGATGCCGCGCAATACGAGGAGCTCGTGGTCGACGAGGCGCAAGATATCCTCGGCAATCCGAACTTCCTGACGGTGCTCGACACCGTATTGCTGCGCAGTCTCGCCGGTGGGCGATGGCGCGTGTTTGGCGACTTCGGGCACCAGGACATCTTCGGTCGCGGCTGGGGCGATCCGCGCGAGGTGTTCCAGCGCCATCTGGGCTACGAGCCGCCGGTCGTGATGCTGCGCGAGAACTGCCGCAACCTGCCCAGGGTTGCTCACCTCGCCGGGGCGCTTGGCGAGGTGGCGGGCGGCTACCACGACTGCGTGCGCGACGACGACGGATTCAACCCGCGAGTGCTGTTCTACGACGGTGCCAAGACCGCGAAGAAGGCACTCGTCGACGCGCTTGAGGGGCTGTCGTCGGAGGGCTTCGAGCCAGGGCAGATCGTGGTGCTGTCGCGACACAGCGTGCGTAACTGCCTGGCGGCGTCGGTGGATGTTGCGCCGTGGCGTGATCGGCTGCGGACGCTCGCGGAGGTTGGGACGGGCGGCTACACGGGCTACGACTCGATCCTGCGGTTCAAGGGTCGCGAGGCGCCGGCCGTCGTGGTGACGGACGTGGATCCGCTCGGCGACAGCCGCCCGTGGGAGGACCTCGATGACGTACGTTCGCTGCTGTATGTGGGCGTGACCCGCGCCCTCAGCCGCGTGGTCGTGATCGCGCATGAGAGCTGGCGCGACCAGTTGCCGTGGGCGCCGATGGACGGGATGGGGCTGGAGAGCGGGGAGAGTGTCAGAGCTGAGTGGGAGAGTCAGCCTCGGACGGAATCATGA
- a CDS encoding N-formylglutamate amidohydrolase, producing the protein MSESDTATVYPFRIITPGESAPIVAHVPHSAWRIAEGARPQFLLSDDELRREVVRLTDWHVDELYSWVTGLGARVFINTVSRLIFDPERFVDDSQEPMAAVGQGAFYTHSTQGELLRELTDEDRARLTRDLYEPYHEGLSATVDWCLERFGSCLILDCHSFATTPLPSEPSQDVPRPDICIGTDSVHTPARLAEALEWAFRGEKLVVERDTPFAGTLVPLKHYRCDPRVQSLMIEVRRGLYCDESTGEPNANFDLVRAMLERVVTYAVGTTMKGEIP; encoded by the coding sequence ATGAGCGAATCCGACACAGCGACCGTCTATCCGTTTCGCATCATCACCCCTGGTGAGTCTGCGCCCATCGTCGCGCACGTCCCGCATTCGGCGTGGCGCATCGCCGAAGGGGCCCGACCGCAGTTCCTGCTCTCCGACGACGAACTCCGGCGTGAGGTCGTGCGGCTGACCGATTGGCATGTCGATGAGCTGTACTCTTGGGTCACCGGTCTGGGCGCCAGGGTCTTCATCAACACCGTCTCGCGCCTCATCTTCGACCCGGAGCGATTCGTAGACGACAGCCAAGAGCCGATGGCCGCGGTCGGACAAGGCGCTTTCTACACCCACTCGACGCAGGGCGAGCTTCTTCGAGAGCTCACCGACGAGGATCGTGCGAGGCTGACACGCGACCTCTACGAGCCGTACCACGAGGGCCTCTCGGCGACTGTCGACTGGTGCCTCGAGCGGTTCGGCAGCTGCCTGATCCTCGACTGCCACTCGTTCGCAACGACGCCGCTTCCCAGCGAACCGAGCCAGGACGTGCCCCGTCCCGACATCTGCATCGGGACCGATTCGGTTCACACCCCTGCCAGACTCGCCGAGGCGCTCGAGTGGGCGTTTCGCGGCGAGAAGCTTGTCGTGGAGCGAGACACCCCGTTCGCGGGCACGCTTGTGCCACTCAAGCACTACCGGTGCGACCCGCGCGTGCAGTCGCTGATGATCGAGGTGCGCCGGGGCCTGTACTGCGACGAGTCGACCGGCGAGCCGAACGCCAACTTCGATCTCGTGCGCGCCATGCTTGAGCGCGTAGTGACATATGCGGTCGGGACTACCATGAAGGGGGAGATACCGTGA
- a CDS encoding potassium transporter TrkA produces the protein MKRITLRQRIQYRFDKIMSRGTPAMLLALFGLSLTIVFSAALFVRLTRTAPSNEGFGLLLWKAGLRTLDPGTMGGDSGPWAYLFAMLFVTVGGIFVISALIGIISNGLNHRIEELRKGRSLVVENDHTLILGWCPQVFTIISELVVANANRKTGAAIVVLAEEDKVVMEDAIRAQVPETGNTSVICRSGNPIDMVDLEIGNPHSARAVIVLPTSEDPDTNAIKVVLALAKNPNRKDGPYHVVTQVSDPRSSDVMRMVGSGDRMLSVLSSDLIARVIAQTSRQCGLSVVYSELLDFGGDEVYFADAPALTGRSYGELLSAYENSAVIGIQRADASVHINPQMDALFESGDRVIAIAQDDDRFTPSIGPGSEIPADAIRCCEMTEPAPERALILGWNVSGPAITHELDAYVSPGSSLTVVSRFTDVEEQIMRSGGELVNQKLTVLTADIRNREMLEQLEAAGYDHVIVLAYRDLGAQAADAITLVTLLHLRDIADRDKTTAAIVSEMLDMRNRDLAEVAKVDDFIVSEHLTSLMMAQLSENADLDAVFEQLFDHGGSELTLKPAGDYISCEQPVDFYTIVESARRRGETAIGFRIRREARDASVAYGVHTNPLKSEQVQLCCDDRIIVLAEH, from the coding sequence TTGAAGCGCATCACGCTGAGGCAGCGCATTCAGTACCGCTTCGACAAGATTATGTCGCGTGGTACACCGGCCATGCTACTTGCCCTGTTCGGGCTCTCACTCACAATCGTCTTCAGCGCTGCCCTGTTTGTGAGACTCACACGGACGGCGCCGTCCAACGAGGGATTCGGCCTGCTCTTGTGGAAGGCCGGCCTGCGCACCCTAGACCCGGGCACCATGGGCGGCGACTCCGGGCCATGGGCGTATCTGTTCGCGATGCTGTTCGTGACTGTCGGCGGCATCTTCGTGATCAGCGCGCTGATCGGCATCATCAGCAACGGGCTCAACCACCGCATCGAGGAACTCCGTAAGGGTCGATCGCTTGTCGTGGAGAACGACCACACCCTCATCCTAGGCTGGTGCCCCCAGGTGTTCACGATAATCTCCGAGCTGGTGGTGGCGAACGCCAATCGCAAGACAGGTGCCGCCATTGTCGTCCTCGCGGAGGAGGACAAGGTTGTGATGGAGGATGCGATACGAGCGCAAGTCCCCGAGACCGGCAATACCTCTGTGATATGCCGTTCGGGCAATCCGATTGACATGGTCGATCTTGAGATCGGCAACCCTCACTCCGCTCGGGCAGTGATTGTGCTGCCCACCAGCGAAGACCCGGACACCAACGCGATCAAGGTGGTTCTTGCTCTCGCCAAGAACCCAAACCGCAAGGATGGGCCCTATCACGTTGTGACTCAGGTGTCGGATCCGCGAAGCTCCGATGTAATGCGTATGGTTGGCAGCGGTGATCGGATGCTGTCGGTACTATCTTCGGACTTGATCGCCCGGGTGATCGCACAGACTTCGCGTCAATGTGGGTTGTCTGTGGTCTACAGCGAGCTGTTGGATTTCGGTGGTGACGAGGTGTACTTCGCCGATGCCCCCGCCCTGACCGGACGGAGCTACGGCGAGCTCTTGTCCGCCTATGAGAATTCCGCGGTTATCGGCATTCAGCGCGCTGACGCATCCGTGCACATTAATCCGCAGATGGATGCGCTCTTCGAATCAGGCGACCGAGTCATCGCAATCGCGCAGGATGACGACCGTTTCACGCCCTCTATTGGCCCCGGATCGGAGATCCCGGCGGATGCGATCCGATGCTGCGAGATGACAGAACCGGCACCCGAGCGCGCGCTGATACTCGGCTGGAACGTGTCCGGACCCGCCATCACCCACGAACTCGACGCCTACGTGTCACCGGGTTCATCACTAACGGTGGTTAGCCGCTTCACTGACGTTGAGGAACAGATCATGCGATCTGGCGGTGAACTCGTGAATCAGAAGCTCACCGTGTTGACGGCCGATATCCGCAACCGCGAAATGCTCGAGCAGTTGGAGGCGGCAGGATACGACCATGTGATCGTGCTGGCATACCGCGACCTCGGTGCACAAGCTGCGGATGCGATCACGCTTGTGACGCTGCTTCATCTTCGCGATATCGCCGACAGGGACAAGACGACTGCTGCGATCGTCAGTGAGATGCTTGATATGCGAAATCGCGATCTGGCCGAGGTGGCCAAAGTCGATGACTTCATCGTCAGCGAGCACCTGACGAGTCTGATGATGGCTCAGTTGTCGGAGAACGCTGATCTCGATGCGGTATTCGAGCAGCTCTTCGACCACGGAGGCTCAGAACTAACGCTCAAGCCTGCTGGCGACTACATCTCATGTGAACAGCCCGTCGACTTCTACACAATCGTCGAGTCGGCCAGACGCCGCGGTGAGACGGCAATCGGCTTTCGAATCAGGCGTGAGGCTCGGGACGCATCCGTAGCCTACGGCGTGCACACCAATCCGCTTAAGTCAGAGCAGGTGCAACTGTGCTGCGATGACCGGATCATCGTTCTCGCTGAGCACTGA